A genome region from Danio aesculapii chromosome 2, fDanAes4.1, whole genome shotgun sequence includes the following:
- the csrnp1a gene encoding LOW QUALITY PROTEIN: cysteine/serine-rich nuclear protein 1 (The sequence of the model RefSeq protein was modified relative to this genomic sequence to represent the inferred CDS: inserted 1 base in 1 codon), producing MVVSSTHDIQIHNCWITMTTSQRXGLKRKYGFPDEDAVYSSSSPSSHSEWDSDEDSPQSDSLDSGPVGSFSSNHHMPISSILKKTKATQSKGSVRFGSVTVFLFQRCQGFSSVPSHGGCTLGMVRWHTARQQFTLVEHAEEQQRLRLMRLRERHQEEKLEALRQKLINSGTLTVTEAARLTVNDVPDEDGDLSSAQLKDMGSLRPYSSKRRRAMLRATGVLRIDREEKRQLKDLRRWREDCGCHCKGFCEPETCSCSQAGIKCQMDRSNFPCGCSKECCGNPAGRIEFNSSRVRSHYIHTHMKLELEKRLDDTQQQSTQRNKSIPNPVESISPPFRQAENSWSSDTSCSSSLSLDSETDASPSSEDMEDTRLTHILSFSDSDADQCPYIKDYDLSKEAARFASTNDNEQSKTKPQLEYLDENANQVKCVNNSFFDIPNTPSASPDHTVNGYMDLSLSSDSDLMFFDTFHEFNYFKTYGHLDYISHLQFPRCPSPAQTEDSGISLLESLVGIS from the exons ATGGTGGTCTCTTCCACTCATGATATACAGATACACAATTGCTGG ATCACCATGACTACATCGCAGC GGGGTTTGAAGAGAAAATATGGTTTTCCAGATGAGGATGCGGTTTACTCTTCCTCGTCCCCCTCTTCACACTCTGAATGGGACTCTGATGAAGACAGTCCACAAAGTGACAGCCTGGACTCCGGGCCTGTTGGCTCTTTCTCTTCGAACCATCACATGCCAA tttCATCCATCCTGAAGAAGACGAAAGCCACTCAATCCAAAGGCAGTGttcggtttggttcggttacagTGTTCCTCTTCCAGCGCTGTCAAGGTTTCAGCAGTGTGCCCAGTCATGGTGGCTGCACACTGGGCATGGTTAGATGGCACACCGCTCGTCAGCAGTTCACCCTAGTAGAGCACGCAGAGGAACAACAGCGCCTGAGACTGATGAGACTTCGTGAGAGACACCAAGAGGAGAAGCTGGAGGCTTTGAGACAGAAG TTGATCAACAGTGGGACTCTCACAGTGACCGAAGCAGCCAGACTGACAGTGAATGACGTCCCGGATGAGGATGGCGATCTCAGTAGTGCACAACTGAAGGACATGGGTTCCCTTCGCCCCTACTCTTCCAAACGGAGACGTGCGATGTTGAGAGCCACAGGGGTGTTGCGCATCGACCGGGAGGAGAAGAGGCAGTTGAAGGATCTGCGGCGCTGGAGGGAAGACTGCGGATGCCACTGCAAGGGCTTCTGTGAGCCCGAAACCTGCTCCTGCAGTCAGGCTGGCATCAAGTGCCAA ATGGATCGTTCCAACTTTCCCTGTGGATGCTCAAAGGAATGCTGTGGGAATCCCGCAGGCCGTATTGAGTTCAACTCTAGTCGCGTACGGAGCCactacatccacacacacatgaaGCTGGAGCTGGAAAAGAGGCTCGATGACACCCAACAGCAATCCACACAGAGAAACAAATCCATCCCAAATCCTGTAGAAAGCATCTCTCCGCCATTCAGACAAGCGGAAAACAGCTGGAGCAGCGATACCTCCTGCTCATCCTCTCTCAGTCTGGACTCAGAAACAGATGCAAGTCCTTCCTCAGAGGACATGGAGGACACTAGACTTACTCACATACTCAGCTTCTCAGATTCAGATGCAGACCAGTGTCCTTACATTAAAGACTACGATCTGTCCAAAGAAGCTGCTCGGTTCGCATCCACAAATGATAACGAACAATCAAAAACCAAACCCCAACTAGAGTATTTAGATGAAAATGCCAACCaggtcaaatgtgtaaacaattCTTTTTTTGATATCCCTAATACGCCTTCTGCATCTCCAGATCACACTGTGAATGGTTACATGGACCTCAGTCTGTCTTCGGATTCTGACTTGATGTTTTTTGACACGTTTCAtgagtttaattattttaaaacatacggTCATTTGGACTACATCTCACATCTGCAGTTTCCTCGCTGTCCCAGTCCTGCTCAAACAGAGGATTCGGGAATCAGCCTTCTGGAGTCTCTTGTAGgaatttcataa